A stretch of Salarias fasciatus chromosome 23, fSalaFa1.1, whole genome shotgun sequence DNA encodes these proteins:
- the hs2st1b gene encoding heparan sulfate 2-O-sulfotransferase 1 isoform X2 — protein MGLWKIMMPQKIQLLAVLVFGVAVMLIENQIQKLDESRAKLESVLLKREVAETERRVGEDQPPPARGDNTVIIYNRVPKTASTSFTNIAYDLCRKNQFHVLHVNISRNNPVLSLQDQIRFVKNITSWKEKKPGFYHGHMAYLDFAKYGVKDKPLYINVVRDPIERLVSYYYFLRSGDDYRRGLRRRKQGDKQTFDECVSSGGPDCKPEKLWMQIPFFCGHVSECW, from the exons ATGGGGCTCTGGAAGATCATGATGCCGCAGAAGATCCAGCTCCTGGCGGTCCTGGTGTTCGGGGTGGCCGTGATGCTGATCGAGAATCAGATCCAGAAACTGGACGAGTCGAGAGCGAAGCTCG AGAGCGTCCTCCTCAAGCGAGAGGTGGCTGAGACTGAGCGGCGTGTCGGTGAGGACCAGCCGCCGCCGGCCAGAGGAGACAACACGGTCATCATTTACAACAGAGTGCCCAAGACGGCCAGCACGTCCTTCACCAACATCGCCTACGACCTCTGCAGGAAAAACCAGTTCCACGTCCTGCACGTCAACATCTCCCGAAACAaccctgtcctctctctgcaggaccag ATTCGttttgtgaaaaacatcacCTCATGGAAAGAGAAGAAGCCCGGCTTCTACCACGGCCACATGGCTTATCTGGACTTCGCAAA GTACGGTGTGAAGGATAAGCCGCTGTATATAAACGTGGTGCGGGATCCCATCGAGCGCCTGGTGTCGTACTACTACTTCCTCCGCTCTGGTGACGACTACAGGCGAGGCCTTCGACGGAGGAAACAGGGAGACAAGCAG aCCTTTGATGAGTGCGTGTCTTCAGGAGggcctgactgtaaacctgagaagctctggatgcagatcccttttttctgcggacatgtttcagagtgctggtga
- the hs2st1b gene encoding heparan sulfate 2-O-sulfotransferase 1 isoform X1, which produces MGLWKIMMPQKIQLLAVLVFGVAVMLIENQIQKLDESRAKLESVLLKREVAETERRVGEDQPPPARGDNTVIIYNRVPKTASTSFTNIAYDLCRKNQFHVLHVNISRNNPVLSLQDQIRFVKNITSWKEKKPGFYHGHMAYLDFAKYGVKDKPLYINVVRDPIERLVSYYYFLRSGDDYRRGLRRRKQGDKQTFDECVSSGGPDCKPEKLWMQIPFFCGHVSECWNVGSRWALEQAKYNLMNQYLLVGVTEELEDFVMILEAALPRFFKGATELYRTGNKSHLRKTNDKKPLTKETMEKLRQSDVWKLENEFYEFVLKYFQFVRAHAVRKKDGELYILAQSFFYEKIHPKAN; this is translated from the exons ATGGGGCTCTGGAAGATCATGATGCCGCAGAAGATCCAGCTCCTGGCGGTCCTGGTGTTCGGGGTGGCCGTGATGCTGATCGAGAATCAGATCCAGAAACTGGACGAGTCGAGAGCGAAGCTCG AGAGCGTCCTCCTCAAGCGAGAGGTGGCTGAGACTGAGCGGCGTGTCGGTGAGGACCAGCCGCCGCCGGCCAGAGGAGACAACACGGTCATCATTTACAACAGAGTGCCCAAGACGGCCAGCACGTCCTTCACCAACATCGCCTACGACCTCTGCAGGAAAAACCAGTTCCACGTCCTGCACGTCAACATCTCCCGAAACAaccctgtcctctctctgcaggaccag ATTCGttttgtgaaaaacatcacCTCATGGAAAGAGAAGAAGCCCGGCTTCTACCACGGCCACATGGCTTATCTGGACTTCGCAAA GTACGGTGTGAAGGATAAGCCGCTGTATATAAACGTGGTGCGGGATCCCATCGAGCGCCTGGTGTCGTACTACTACTTCCTCCGCTCTGGTGACGACTACAGGCGAGGCCTTCGACGGAGGAAACAGGGAGACAAGCAG aCCTTTGATGAGTGCGTGTCTTCAGGAGggcctgactgtaaacctgagaagctctggatgcagatcccttttttctgcggacatgtttcagagtgctg GAATGTCGGCAGCCGCTGGGCTTTGGAACAGGCCAAATACAACCTGATGAACCAGTACCTGTTAGTAGGAGTGaccgaggagctggaggacttcGTCATGATCCTGGAGGCAGCGCTGCCACGATTCTTCAAGGGAGCCACTGAACTCTACAGAACAG GTAACAAGTCCCATCTTCGGAAGACCAATGACAAGAAACCCCTTACCAAAGAGACGATGGAGAAGCTGCGGCAGTCTGACGTCTGGAAACTGGAAAATGAGTTTTACGAGTTTGTACTGAAGTACTTTCAGTTTGTGCGTGCACATgctgtcagaaaaaaagatggagaacTTTACATCCTGGCCCAGAGCTTCTTCTATGAAAAGATTCACCCCAAAGCAAACTGA